Proteins encoded within one genomic window of Corynebacterium aurimucosum:
- a CDS encoding formate/nitrite transporter family protein, protein MSLNEAAAVAVKKKLTLLDESLARFAVRATLAGAYLAIGTAFAGVVGMGVEKHATGLGSLVFAALFGLGLFAIVILGADLATSNMMYMVYGAVKKQVGWGKALWLLVVTTLFNLVGVVIFAAAMSVSAKLGNMDPGHLIATMSAGKLEKTPGGLFVEAVVANFVVNMAIIGAISAKELVSKFFVIVPIIACFVGLSLEHVIANFCLMLLTVFCASPLPDAFSLGAVLTNWSIAWMGNLIGGGFLMGGVYAWLNSGPEAYRD, encoded by the coding sequence ATGTCTCTCAACGAAGCCGCCGCCGTTGCGGTGAAGAAGAAGCTCACGCTTCTCGACGAATCCCTCGCCCGTTTCGCCGTGCGAGCTACCCTGGCGGGCGCGTACCTAGCCATCGGCACGGCATTCGCTGGCGTAGTGGGGATGGGTGTCGAAAAGCACGCGACTGGCTTAGGCTCCTTGGTTTTCGCTGCGCTTTTCGGGCTCGGCCTGTTCGCCATTGTCATCTTGGGTGCTGATTTGGCCACCAGCAACATGATGTACATGGTCTACGGCGCGGTGAAGAAGCAGGTGGGGTGGGGAAAGGCGCTGTGGTTGCTCGTGGTGACCACGCTGTTTAACCTCGTCGGCGTAGTGATTTTTGCCGCCGCCATGTCGGTGTCCGCGAAGCTGGGAAACATGGACCCGGGTCACCTTATCGCCACGATGTCGGCGGGGAAGCTGGAGAAGACCCCGGGCGGTCTTTTCGTCGAGGCCGTCGTTGCCAACTTCGTGGTGAACATGGCGATCATCGGGGCGATCTCGGCCAAGGAGCTGGTGTCCAAATTCTTCGTCATCGTTCCCATCATCGCGTGCTTTGTGGGCTTAAGCCTTGAGCACGTCATCGCGAACTTCTGTCTGATGTTGCTGACGGTCTTCTGTGCTAGCCCGCTGCCCGATGCCTTTAGCCTGGGCGCGGTGCTCACCAACTGGTCCATCGCGTGGATGGGAAACCTCATCGGCGGTGGCTTCCTCATGGGTGGGGTCTACGCGTGGCTTAACTCCGGCCCGGAAGCGTATCGCGACTAA
- the rpsH gene encoding 30S ribosomal protein S8: MTMTDPIADMLSRVRNASNAHHDVVSMPTSKLKANIAEILKQEGYIADYSVEGHELSLELKYNNRERSLSGLRRVSKPGLRVYAKSTELPQVLGGLGVAIISTSQGLLTDRQAQEKGVGGEVLAYVW, translated from the coding sequence ATGACTATGACTGATCCTATTGCCGACATGCTGTCGCGCGTGCGCAACGCATCTAATGCGCACCACGACGTCGTGTCGATGCCGACCTCCAAGCTCAAGGCGAACATCGCTGAGATCTTGAAGCAGGAAGGCTACATCGCTGACTACTCCGTCGAGGGCCACGAGCTGTCCCTCGAGCTTAAGTACAACAACCGTGAGCGTTCCCTCTCGGGTCTGCGTCGCGTGTCTAAGCCGGGTCTGCGTGTGTACGCAAAGTCCACCGAACTGCCGCAGGTTCTGGGCGGCCTGGGCGTGGCTATCATTTCCACGTCTCAGGGTCTGCTTACCGACCGTCAGGCTCAGGAGAAGGGTGTAGGCGGAGAAGTTCTCGCCTACGTCTGGTAA
- the fdhD gene encoding formate dehydrogenase accessory sulfurtransferase FdhD: MSGRVNATFALTKVRLDENGHVTQVDTRGDSVAGEEPLEIRVGGQTLTTTMRTPGHDVELAHGFLHSEGHIEKVSDVRGARYCAGASVDGRNPYNLLDVELANPHALTLADLRLTTTTSACGVCGTSSIEALMKQSRYEIPQVPVDPGVVAKLPEALKREQKQFRKTGGIHAAGAFTLDGAPVVVREDVGRHNAADKVIGNLLMEGKLPASDLILVMSSRASFELVNKAAMAGFGMLVAVSAASSLAVTTARETGMALVGFTRGDRFNLYSGQLSRDTLPGRS; encoded by the coding sequence ATGAGCGGGCGCGTCAACGCCACATTCGCACTGACCAAGGTGCGCCTCGATGAGAACGGCCACGTCACCCAAGTCGATACCCGTGGCGATTCCGTCGCCGGCGAGGAGCCGCTGGAGATCCGCGTCGGCGGGCAAACACTAACGACGACGATGCGCACCCCGGGACACGACGTCGAGCTGGCACATGGTTTCCTCCACTCCGAAGGACACATTGAGAAGGTCAGTGACGTCCGGGGGGCCCGCTACTGCGCCGGCGCCTCGGTGGATGGGCGCAATCCCTATAATCTGCTCGACGTGGAGCTGGCTAACCCCCACGCGCTCACGCTCGCCGATCTGCGTCTGACCACCACCACGTCCGCCTGCGGCGTGTGTGGCACCTCCTCCATCGAGGCACTCATGAAGCAGTCACGCTACGAGATTCCACAGGTGCCGGTGGATCCGGGGGTCGTCGCCAAGCTGCCCGAGGCCCTCAAGCGGGAGCAGAAGCAGTTCCGTAAAACCGGAGGTATTCACGCTGCCGGGGCCTTTACTCTCGACGGCGCTCCCGTCGTGGTGCGCGAGGACGTCGGGCGGCACAACGCCGCCGACAAGGTCATCGGCAACCTGCTCATGGAAGGAAAGCTGCCCGCCAGTGACCTCATTCTGGTCATGAGCTCGCGCGCCAGCTTCGAACTCGTCAATAAAGCAGCGATGGCCGGCTTCGGCATGCTTGTCGCGGTCTCCGCAGCCTCCTCCTTAGCCGTCACAACCGCCCGGGAGACGGGCATGGCGCTCGTCGGCTTTACCCGCGGCGACCGATTCAACCTTTATTCGGGTCAACTTAGTCGCGATACGCTTCCGGGCCGGAGTTAA
- the rpmD gene encoding 50S ribosomal protein L30 yields the protein MALKITQVKGLVGTKPNHRANMESLGLKRIGHSVVKQDTPIIRGMVHKVRHLVTVEEVAGE from the coding sequence ATGGCTCTGAAGATTACTCAGGTAAAGGGCCTTGTGGGCACCAAGCCGAACCACCGCGCAAACATGGAGTCGCTTGGTCTCAAGCGCATCGGTCACTCTGTTGTGAAGCAGGATACCCCGATCATCCGCGGTATGGTTCACAAGGTGCGTCACCTGGTCACCGTCGAAGAAGTGGCAGGGGAGTAA
- the rplF gene encoding 50S ribosomal protein L6, whose translation MSRIGLAPIAVPKGVDITINGQVVNVKGAKGTLEVELPEPITAAVEDDEIKVSRPDDDRKNRALHGLARSLVNNAVVGVTEGYTKKMEIFGVGYRVQQKGKDLEFSLGYSHPILIEAPEGITFAVDGATKLSVSGIDKQLVGQVAAYIRRLRKDDPYKGKGIRYDGEQVRRKVGKTGK comes from the coding sequence ATGTCTCGTATCGGTCTAGCACCTATCGCCGTCCCGAAGGGCGTCGACATCACCATCAATGGCCAGGTTGTCAACGTTAAGGGTGCCAAGGGCACCCTCGAGGTTGAGCTGCCGGAGCCGATCACCGCAGCCGTCGAGGATGACGAGATCAAGGTCTCCCGTCCGGATGACGACCGCAAGAACCGCGCCCTGCACGGTCTGGCCCGCTCCCTGGTCAACAACGCCGTTGTTGGCGTGACCGAGGGCTACACCAAGAAGATGGAAATCTTCGGTGTTGGTTACCGTGTCCAGCAGAAGGGTAAGGACCTGGAGTTCTCTCTGGGTTACTCCCACCCGATCCTCATCGAGGCTCCGGAGGGCATCACCTTCGCTGTGGATGGCGCAACCAAGCTCTCCGTATCTGGTATTGACAAGCAACTGGTTGGACAGGTCGCCGCGTACATCCGCCGCCTGCGTAAGGACGATCCTTACAAGGGCAAGGGTATTCGCTACGACGGCGAGCAGGTCCGCCGCAAGGTCGGAAAGACGGGTAAGTAA
- the rplR gene encoding 50S ribosomal protein L18, translating into MANTENAKRTPVGKDISSRRREARARRHFRIRKTLRGTPEAPRLVVHRSSRHMHVQVIDDLAGHTLVAASSMEADVRALEGDKKAKAAKVGQLIAERAKAAGIEQVVFDRAGYKYHGRVAALADAAREGGLQF; encoded by the coding sequence ATGGCTAACACTGAAAACGCAAAGCGCACCCCGGTTGGCAAGGACATTTCCTCGCGTCGTCGTGAAGCACGCGCGCGCCGCCACTTCCGCATCCGTAAGACCCTCCGCGGCACCCCTGAGGCACCGCGTCTGGTCGTTCACCGCTCCTCCCGCCACATGCACGTTCAGGTCATCGACGACCTGGCCGGCCACACCCTGGTTGCCGCTTCCTCCATGGAAGCCGACGTGCGCGCACTCGAGGGCGATAAGAAGGCCAAGGCTGCCAAGGTAGGCCAGCTCATCGCTGAGCGCGCCAAGGCCGCTGGCATCGAGCAGGTCGTCTTCGACCGTGCAGGCTACAAGTACCACGGCCGCGTTGCTGCGCTGGCCGACGCCGCTCGCGAAGGTGGTCTGCAGTTCTAA
- a CDS encoding DUF6457 domain-containing protein, producing MSETPDPIRTAHQWLKEAAELIGASPEEATALIKELLDLTKDVAHTQSRPAAPLTAYLVGLASKNTDEARAHIATLKEALNR from the coding sequence ATGAGCGAAACACCTGATCCGATCCGCACCGCCCATCAGTGGCTGAAGGAGGCTGCCGAGCTGATCGGCGCCTCTCCCGAGGAGGCCACCGCTTTGATCAAAGAACTTCTCGATCTGACCAAAGACGTTGCGCATACCCAGTCCCGGCCCGCCGCTCCCCTAACCGCTTACCTGGTGGGGCTCGCGTCCAAGAACACCGATGAGGCCCGTGCACACATTGCCACCTTGAAGGAGGCCCTCAACCGATGA
- the rplO gene encoding 50S ribosomal protein L15 has translation MADIIKLHDLRPAAGSNKPKTRVGRGEASKGKTAGRGTKGTGARKQVSAAFEGGQMPIHMRLPKLKGFKNPNHVEYQVVNVADLAEAFANGGDVTVADIVAAGLVRKNQPVKVLGNGEINVKLNVTADKFSKSAVEKIEAAGGTATATK, from the coding sequence ATGGCTGATATCATCAAGCTCCACGACCTGCGCCCGGCCGCAGGCTCCAACAAGCCCAAGACCCGCGTCGGCCGCGGTGAGGCATCCAAGGGTAAGACCGCTGGTCGCGGTACCAAGGGCACCGGTGCTCGTAAGCAGGTTTCCGCTGCTTTCGAGGGTGGCCAGATGCCGATCCACATGCGTCTGCCGAAGCTTAAGGGCTTCAAGAACCCGAACCACGTTGAGTACCAGGTAGTCAACGTTGCTGACCTCGCAGAGGCTTTCGCTAACGGTGGCGACGTCACCGTTGCGGACATCGTTGCTGCTGGCCTGGTTCGCAAGAACCAGCCGGTCAAGGTTCTGGGCAACGGTGAGATCAACGTTAAGTTGAACGTCACCGCTGACAAGTTCTCCAAGTCTGCTGTTGAGAAGATCGAGGCTGCTGGCGGCACCGCCACCGCAACCAAGTAA
- the rplE gene encoding 50S ribosomal protein L5: MSENYTPRLKTRYREEIKKALNEEFKYENVMQIPGVTKVVVNMGVGDAARDSKMINGALEDLTAITGQKPQVRRAKKSIANFKLREGMPIGARVTLRGDRMWEFLDRLLTIALPRIRDFRGLSDQQFDGHGNYTFGLSEQTMFYEIDIDKVDRPRGMDITVVTSATNDEEGRKLLRELGFPFK; encoded by the coding sequence ATGAGCGAGAACTACACTCCGCGTCTGAAGACCCGCTACCGCGAGGAAATCAAGAAGGCTCTGAACGAAGAGTTCAAGTACGAGAACGTGATGCAGATTCCGGGCGTCACCAAGGTTGTCGTCAACATGGGTGTGGGCGACGCTGCCCGCGACTCCAAGATGATCAACGGCGCTCTCGAGGACCTTACCGCTATCACCGGCCAGAAGCCGCAGGTGCGTCGCGCTAAGAAGTCCATCGCTAACTTCAAGCTCCGTGAGGGCATGCCCATCGGCGCACGCGTTACCCTGCGTGGCGACCGCATGTGGGAGTTCCTGGACCGCCTGCTGACCATCGCGCTGCCGCGTATTCGCGACTTCCGCGGTCTCTCCGACCAGCAGTTCGACGGCCACGGCAACTACACCTTCGGCCTCAGCGAGCAGACCATGTTCTACGAGATCGACATCGACAAGGTGGACCGCCCGCGCGGTATGGACATCACCGTCGTCACCTCCGCTACCAACGACGAGGAAGGCCGCAAGCTCCTGCGCGAGCTCGGCTTCCCGTTCAAGTAA
- the rpsE gene encoding 30S ribosomal protein S5, which produces MSDREQRDGGRSAENNNDRKGRNNGRRNDRRNHQDNERDKYIERVVTINRVAKTVKGGRNMSFTALVVVGDGQGMVGVGYGKAKEVPAAIQKGAEEARKNFFRVPMIAGTITHPVEGRDAAGIVMMKPAAPGTGVIAGGAARPVLECAGVQDILSKSLGSDNALNVVRATVDGLKQLVRPEEVAARRGKSLEEVAPAQMLRKRAGQEA; this is translated from the coding sequence ATGTCGGACCGTGAACAGCGTGACGGCGGACGCTCCGCCGAGAACAACAACGACCGCAAGGGTCGCAACAACGGCCGTCGTAACGACCGCCGCAACCACCAGGACAACGAGCGCGATAAGTACATTGAGCGCGTTGTGACCATCAACCGCGTCGCTAAGACCGTTAAGGGTGGCCGCAACATGTCCTTCACCGCTCTCGTCGTCGTCGGCGACGGCCAGGGCATGGTGGGCGTCGGCTACGGCAAGGCCAAGGAAGTCCCGGCCGCAATCCAGAAGGGTGCAGAAGAGGCTCGCAAGAACTTCTTCCGCGTCCCGATGATTGCTGGCACCATTACCCACCCGGTCGAGGGTCGCGACGCAGCTGGCATCGTGATGATGAAGCCAGCCGCTCCGGGTACCGGTGTCATCGCCGGCGGTGCTGCTCGTCCGGTGCTTGAGTGCGCTGGCGTGCAGGACATTCTGTCGAAGTCCCTGGGCTCCGACAACGCTCTCAACGTCGTCCGCGCTACCGTGGACGGCCTCAAGCAGCTGGTTCGCCCTGAGGAAGTTGCCGCACGTCGTGGCAAGTCCCTCGAGGAGGTCGCACCGGCCCAGATGCTGCGCAAGCGCGCAGGTCAGGAGGCATAA